CAACCTCCGTTCCAGGGGCAATGCTCGCAATAGTATCTAGCAGATCTCTAACGCTATTAGTTGGGGTGGCATTGACTGAAAGCAGAACATCCCCAGGCTTTACGCCGCCACGCGATGCCGGCCCACCCTCCAAAATTCCGGATATCAATACACCCTTTGCATTTGCGGGCAGCCCTAGCGATTCGGAAAGTTCAGGATTGAGATTTTGAGGTTCGACCCCAACCCATCCCCGGGACACGCTCCCATTTGCCAAAATGGATTGCATTACTTGTTTTGCTAGACTGATTGGGATTGCAAACCCAATACCCATCGATCCGCCATTATTTGAAAAAATAGCCGTATTAATTCCAATTAAATTTCCGCGAGTATCAATTAAAGCGCCTCCAGAATTTCCGGGATTGATTGCTGCGTCTGTTTGAATAAAGTTTTCAAAAGTATTGATGCCTAAGTGATTTCGGCCTAGAGCAGAAACAATGCCTGAGGTCACGGTTTGTCCAACACCAAAAGGATTGCCTATGGCCAATACAACATCGCCGATACGAACGGATTCCGAGTTTCCAAACGTTATAGGTGTTGGCAGCTGTTTTCCGTCAATTTTTAAAACTGCGATGTCAGTCTCGGGATCGCTGCCAACCACTTTTGCTTTTAGTTTGCGCCCATCAGAAAGTGCAACATCGATATTGTCTGCATTACTGATGACGTGATGATTAGTAAGAATGTATCCTTCGGCGCTCACAAGCACGCCAGATCCGAGGCTTGAGCTGGGCTCTTCTGGCGGTTGGTCGCCAAAGAAGAATTTAAAGAGTGGGTCTGCTGAATTAGGTTTGTTGCCGGAGCGTGCCCTAGGTTTTACTGTGCTTTTGCTAGTAAAGATATTTACTACAGCTGGCATGGAGCGTTTTACGGCTTCATGATAAGATCCCGGACTTACTTGATCTTGCTGTCTAATTTCGTTAATCGGAATGGTATTTGCCAAAGAGCTCACACCCGAGCTGGGTATCCAGTCTGGCTGGAGAGTGACAACAATAAATACGGCCGCTAGAAGGATAGTGACGGTTTGCGCAAACAAGAGCCAGAGCTTATTAAATGTAGTGGGCATATTTATTGTTGTTTTCTCATTTGCCCGATTAAAAAAGCTTCAAGGCTACGAATAGGTTCTAGATTATTAAAAACTCTATGAAGATTTTCTTTGATACGTTTTTTATAGATCTTTTGTATTTCTGGATTTTGAATCAATTCCACTGCTCGATCAATATACTCTTCGTCTGAGTGGCAGATGAGGTCTAAAAGTGCCATTCGCCTCAAAATGGCGCTAGCAAGTCTGCCGCGCATGAAGTCACCCTCGATGGTGACAATGGGCAAGTTGCAACTCAGCGCCTGTATAGCAGTATTAAAGCCAGAAAATCCAATGGTGTCCAAGTAAAGATGAGACTGCTGCATGAGACTGTGAAATTCTTCTTTCTGTAAAAAAGGAATGAAGTGAATAAACGACTCTGCATGGAGGCTTTCTTTTATGAATGCAGTGTGCAATCGTTCTTTTAGGGTGCTGGTGAGGGTTTCAGAGAAATCAAAAAAGATAAATTGGCAGCGCCCTAGTCGTTTGGCAATTTGAGTAAAGACATGGTCGTTCTTGGGGTTGTATTTAGAGGGTGATCCAGCGCAGATCAGTATCGGTAGATTGGCGTCTATCCCGAGCTGGTCTAAATTAATATCAGCAGTTTTAGTTGATTGGGATTCAATATAAGTCCCAAGGCTAGGTAGCTTAATTAACCCTTCGCTGTAAAACAGCTTTGATGTCTCGCCCTCAAAGAGTTCTGCAGACAGGTAATAGTCGATGGTTGAGAGACCGGTTGTTTCAGGATGTCCCCATGCCACCATCTGTGTGGGCGCTAATCTAAGGCATGCCAAGGCCCTAGTGGCGGTATCCATGCCAATTTCTGGGTAGAGTAAAACATCTAGTTCGTGGCTTTTAATGAGGCGGGCAGCATCGATAGTGGATTGCCCGCAATTAAGGTACCTCCCTTTTAATTTGGCTATGGACGTTTCTTCATCTTCGGCTCCATTGGTATTAAAGAGGAAAACTTCAAATTGCCCGGGATTTAAATGGCTTACCAATCCCTTTGTGATGGCATGCCAGACGGGATGATTGCAAAAATAGTTGCTGACAATACCGATACGAATCTTCTCTGAAGAAATTAGGCAATTCTGGATTGAATCAACCTGGTGCTGAATTGCCTGCGCATGGCGTATTCCGAATGCCCCAAATTGTGAGAGCAGGGGCTTATTATTAAGATCTTGATAGGCAAGGTAAAAGGGGTGCCGATATAGAATTTTTTCGTCAGCTTTGAACGGCTTTAACGAGTCATCACCTAACGGAAAGAAATCCAGATGCTGTGCAAATGCATTCCTGGATTCTTTAATCTCATCTTGGCTGCTATATACCTTGGGTATTTGTGCGATAGTCAATGCAACCCGCACCTCAAGATTTTCTGGGTCCAGGGCCAATGATTTTGAATAGTTCTTCTTAGCCGAGTTTGACTCACCCATCTCGTAGTAAGTCTCACCCAATAAATTACAAGTAACTGGGTTGTTGGGATCGAGTTGCTCTGCACGTTGATAGCATTCAATGGCGCCACTAAACTGCTTGCACTTTTTTAGACAATTACCAAAGTTGAGATAGGCCTCTAAATAATTGGGGTTTAGTTGAATAGCGCGTTCAAAACACTGAAAGGCAACGTCATAATTCTCGATTTGAGTCAGAGCATTTCCGAGGTTGTTAAAGCCAATAGAGAATTGAGGATTTGCATGAACCGCTTGCTCCAAAAATTCAATTGCTTTCCCAAACTTTTCATCTTCTAAAAAGATTACGCCTTGATTATTAAGGGCTTCAGCGTAATTAGGCCTTAGAGAAATTGCTTTTGCATATGCTTCTAAAGCCTCTGATTTTCTAGTCA
The window above is part of the Polynucleobacter sp. AP-Kolm-20A-A1 genome. Proteins encoded here:
- a CDS encoding Do family serine endopeptidase, which produces MPTTFNKLWLLFAQTVTILLAAVFIVVTLQPDWIPSSGVSSLANTIPINEIRQQDQVSPGSYHEAVKRSMPAVVNIFTSKSTVKPRARSGNKPNSADPLFKFFFGDQPPEEPSSSLGSGVLVSAEGYILTNHHVISNADNIDVALSDGRKLKAKVVGSDPETDIAVLKIDGKQLPTPITFGNSESVRIGDVVLAIGNPFGVGQTVTSGIVSALGRNHLGINTFENFIQTDAAINPGNSGGALIDTRGNLIGINTAIFSNNGGSMGIGFAIPISLAKQVMQSILANGSVSRGWVGVEPQNLNPELSESLGLPANAKGVLISGILEGGPASRGGVKPGDVLLSVNATPTNSVRDLLDTIASIAPGTEVELKILRNGKDFNLKVQTGKRPKPKKLAE
- a CDS encoding glycosyltransferase family 41 protein, whose amino-acid sequence is MPSEKTLTEEARAKQILHNSFSLLQKGELEKADELLNEAFRLDPSNVDVLNLLGIRHYQNQSFEKALDFLNKANLRVPHFAPTLGNIGLVQNALGRYSEALHFFDLSISADSRIAETHNNRGNALKGLTRKSEALEAYAKAISLRPNYAEALNNQGVIFLEDEKFGKAIEFLEQAVHANPQFSIGFNNLGNALTQIENYDVAFQCFERAIQLNPNYLEAYLNFGNCLKKCKQFSGAIECYQRAEQLDPNNPVTCNLLGETYYEMGESNSAKKNYSKSLALDPENLEVRVALTIAQIPKVYSSQDEIKESRNAFAQHLDFFPLGDDSLKPFKADEKILYRHPFYLAYQDLNNKPLLSQFGAFGIRHAQAIQHQVDSIQNCLISSEKIRIGIVSNYFCNHPVWHAITKGLVSHLNPGQFEVFLFNTNGAEDEETSIAKLKGRYLNCGQSTIDAARLIKSHELDVLLYPEIGMDTATRALACLRLAPTQMVAWGHPETTGLSTIDYYLSAELFEGETSKLFYSEGLIKLPSLGTYIESQSTKTADINLDQLGIDANLPILICAGSPSKYNPKNDHVFTQIAKRLGRCQFIFFDFSETLTSTLKERLHTAFIKESLHAESFIHFIPFLQKEEFHSLMQQSHLYLDTIGFSGFNTAIQALSCNLPIVTIEGDFMRGRLASAILRRMALLDLICHSDEEYIDRAVELIQNPEIQKIYKKRIKENLHRVFNNLEPIRSLEAFLIGQMRKQQ